Part of the Salminus brasiliensis chromosome 2, fSalBra1.hap2, whole genome shotgun sequence genome, gagcaacaaaacataaaacccAGGCCAAAGGTGaaagtggcaaagaaaaacttcctcaaagctggaggaagaaatcttTGAACAACCAAAACTCACGAATGGGAAGCTTCCTCGTTTGTGAAAACCAGttcataaatgaataataaatggaTTGAACACAATTTAACACCACAACGTCTGTTGATGTGTTCTAGTGCACTGATACGATCTATAACCTGAGATATCATGTGCATACCTTCTATAGTTAGAATCCATGTAAATGTCAATGTAGTTGGTAATGTAGGGTAGAGCAGGAGAACCCGACAGTCAGTCATCCGTCAGTTTTAGTCCAGACTCTTCTGTTTTGGATTTCTAAAGTACAGAGAATATAAACATTATTTCAGCACTGCATGTCACACTTCAGAGGTCTGCTTACCACATAAGGGTATATGACACACAAAAATCATAAAGTGTTTTGGTCTGATTAATAATAGGCTGATAATAGCTCATAGCTACCAGTATGAGCTTAAACAAGATGATAAGATAGCCGCATGCTATGTGTATGGACATATATGGTATACTGGATTCTTCTGGATAGTTCTTATCACAATGTCAGCTGTATCTGCGCTATCTGTGATGGATATTCTAGCTTTGCTCTGTGTTAATGACTTGTGTGTCCTGTCCTTCCAGATTTGCTGTCTGAGAACAAACTCTTTTTCTGTGTTCCTGCTGCCTGAGAACACACTCACTTTCTGTGTTCCTGACCTAGTTTCTCATAAGCCACAGAACACAACCCTCATGGGCTTTGGGCCGGAACCAAGAGACAGACCACTTCAAGCATTTTGTTGtttaccccctccctctctctctctctattcataCCTCTTTCTTTATCTATTTGCCTCAGATCTGTAATAGAGCAATCCTCTCTCATAGACAACACACTCGGAAGAATGTAGTGAGGTGGCATACTGAACAGACGGTAACCCAGTTATTGCTCATCCAAAATCTCATTTCCTCAAACCACTGATGGCAGCTGGCAGGGGAGCACATTCGGGAAgtagtcaatatatgtatgtcATGAAACAAACTGATTGATACAGTAAATTTGAGGTATCACATGTGAATCTGTCCATATGTGGACTGAAGGGAAGGATACCCTCATTCAAAATATATCCCATGCTTTTTCCAATGGCTACCAAAACATTTCCATCTTAGGAAATAAAAACGTTTAGAGGATTTTTTTCCCCTAAGACTTCTTTAAAGGGGCTCTAAAATGCCAAATGgtattttccttggcatagttgaatgctgagagttcggtacatggaactgactgtgaacattaaaaactgcaaaattcttccttcaaaaaaaaaaaacccaaataaccAATACAGAGCTGGATAATGTGCCAAGACTCGAGAAAAGACTCAGggaaagccaaacccagggaagCGAGTGGTCAGGAAAGCGCTTGTGAGAGCTGCATTATGTGTAGTCATATTTgcataaaatcctgtaatattactctactgcctcagttcacatctgagcattttttgcCTCAACCAATGCCTGTAAAAAAATAGACGCCATGATTCCCTGTTTCTCTGTTTTATTGAAATTAAGCCAAAAATCATCCATgcttgtcaaatttgcaaccagagtttGTTATTAGAGACCAGAGTCCGACGTGATGAACACAATTAAGGTCCTGCTGTTCTGTTCCAGGCAAGGCTGTCAATtacttcattcctaagtgtaacccCACCTTCTTAGGATATCACAGAATAAGGGTTTAAGGGCTGATTTCtgaggaaaaacaaaacatgtgCCAATATGAACACAGGGAAAACTACGTGTTAAAGTAAGccactggagatggaaaataAGATGGAAAAttggctgttttgtcattgaaacatatggggcCAGGAGAGGCACTAGACCTGTGGTGACTTCACTTTTAAGAGATGTTCTACAGTCATTAGCCCCAAACATGGTCACATatatactatttatacatcacagAGCTACTTTAAGTAAGTACTCAATAACTCCATGGACAAAGCATTACCTTTATCTTCTAGTTTCTTTACTGTCAATTATGTGAATAGTTAACTATGAGAAGCAATGACAGATGGAAGGTCAAGTACATGAGGTGAAAATGGGTTAGTGGAAGAAAGGAGAGTTCACTGCTTGTTAACTGTTGCTGTTAATTCTCATAATAAGTTaagctttttttgcttttatcaaacaatttttttatttgtctgtccATTTGTTTTTAAAGTTATTATTTCACTCCTATTCATGTGTATAGCCTATTCGGAGGGGCCATGATAAGAAACGTGCAGTCCAGTTTAATGTGTAATGATCAATCATTTTGACAGTAAACAGACTGTTCCTGTTAGGAAGGAAAAAGCCTTTTCAGGACACTGTCTGGTTCTTGTGCTGATTCACTTTAtccatttctgtcattttagtCTTGGCTCACTGTCAGTTCAGTATCAGTTCAAGTCATGTTTTCATTTTTGGTTTTTATATACAAATAGTGTTTTTCTCAGTGTCCACCAATCTTTCATTAAACTAGGTTAACcaattaaaaatgtacttttttttatcCAACAGATGTTTCACACAAGGAGGAGGGGATTCAGAGAGAGGCGGAAAGGCATAAAGACAGAGCAACAGGGAAGTAGGACAAAATGCAAGTGCAAGGATGTAAACATATGATACAGGATGAGTGTATGAGATTTGCATGTGCATCTTAGTAAGGGTATATTTCTAATATATGTCTGTGGACATATGTCTTATACAAGAAaatcagaaatacagaaatcagTTCTAAAGCAGACTATGAATCAAATGTTAGAATACATGTTTCATGACTGAACTGAAGTTAATatttatagaaaaataatacagtatataaaacAAGCAGTATCAAatacaaattaaagaaaccttaTTGTATATAATTGGAATCCTTATAATAGCAAACTAAGTATCTATGCAAAATGTCCCCTATTCTCAACCAGTTTCAGCAGAATGACAcatatttttacacttttagCCAACCTTATTGAAATGAAGCAGTCCATTTAGATGCATATTTTAATGTTACTCATACTGTTTATGTATGTAATCATGCACATTAACATGATCACatgtttataaaaaaattactactaataataagtaCTTTTTCGCTACAATTGTACTAAACATTAAACATGcttaaacatgaacatgaataaaatacagaaaaatatttttttgtaattacattaaacagtaacagtaaaacGACTTATTGTGGACATTTATTGTATgctatatatgtgtatgtcaTCACTGTCCAAACACTTTAGATCCAAATGTAAGATAATATAAGATATTTTGAAATTCTAGCAGATTTCTACTGGTTCTTTCATCATGACGTTGGCTAATTAGGCTGTATATCAGTTAGGATGGTGGTCaactttatcattttatttcatatcaAACAAATAACTTCCAAATATGTCCATATTAGCCTCTCAAAAACTGAATTTATTGAACCTTGTTGAGTTTAGTTTAGTTACTAAATTCcatttagctaacattagctgctACCAAGCTATAACTTTTGCTGATGTATAGCAATGTGTATCACTAGCTAGTAATTGTCTCTACCTTGAGTAAGCTTCCACATTAGGTTAGCAGTTTTCCCATAATCCAACGGTGGTAATTTACCTGCTGTTCATAGCTACACACTGCACATGCAGTGACAGacgcatgtggactgaggcagtagagtaatatcacatgattttacatgaatatgactACACATAATGCAGCTCTTGCAAGCGTTTTCCTGACCACATTACCAAAACTACATAATGCAGTTTCTGTCATGCTTGGAGTAGCGTCAACAGAAATGTTATTCTCGCTATTTAAGTCAGTGGAGCTAGGCCTGTCACTATAATGTCACTATCAACTTATCGTACAATATATAGGCGTGACCTTGATGTTGCCCGTTGgtttactgctgctgtagtcTTTCACATCTTTTATTAAAGCATTAAGCGAACATCTGTAACTTAAATTCCAATGCAAGATAAGCAGACACTACTTTCACCTCGCAACACATGTGTTTCATTTGTTGTAAAATAAGTGCTGgtttgggtttttgtttttttttttttactgcatctGATTCAAATTCAGTCAAATTACTGTCAAATGTACTACATATATATCGCACAAGGTATGCACTGAGAGTAAATCACTCAGCCTAgcacagtgagtatcagaacacagaaCTAGCTGTGAACTATCTGTGGTCTATTTTTATATGACAATGGTAATACATGGCCACACATCTGAAGTGACATCACTCTGGTATGTCAGTGGAGAACAAAGtttgtcttcctttttttttttcatttttgctaATCTGATCTTTGAGTCAAAAACTGTAATCTGTTGTGATTTTATTAATGTTCTATGTATGTAtgatatttacacatttttcaTATTCCAGGTCCAAAATGTTCATTTCACTTTAAAAGGGTGTAACTAAATCattatgctattatattatcattatatcatgAGAATAACATGGTCCcgaaaatatataatttattgcaATTCAATTTATCATCTAAAAAACGAACTCATCTAAAGTTATTGTGAGACATCTCAGTGGATGAACaacatgatttttaaataaaaatgctacataatgcttcTTTAAGCATGCTCTGCCAAGGTTGTTATCTGTCCTGCCAAACACACAAGGCAGTCATACCCTCACCTCCATTAACTTTGCTGGCTTTCATGCCCAAACCACCCCACATAAAGAACACATAAAGAGTCTTTTACTTTCCAGCAGAAAACTATTCTTTCTTGGCCTCCTCCTGCAACTCCCAAAAGCAACTGCTCACCAATGAAACTCTAGGGCAGAGAGCAATGCATTTTTCAGAACATCACTCAGACATATGGGTCCTGGTGACTGAATGAATATGAggctgttacaaacatggtggagCCAGGGCTTCAGTGGGCATCCATTTATCTCTACAACAGCTTCATCTGTTCCAGATGTGACTGACCAGATAACATCTGGATTCAGGAAAACACACCATAAATACATCAGTGTCCTCAGACTATAAAGTTTTTCTCATGGTCAGTGTGCCTCAAGTGTTGGCTCCTTGAACAGGGAGGTGGATATTATTGTGGTATGACCACCATCATGGCATAGTGTTGGTGTAGCGTAGTAGATAATACTGCTAAATAATTTCCCACGCAGCAGACAGGCTTCAATTCTCTGCCTAGACAAGCACACCGCACTATAACGATTTAAAAAATCCAGGACAACAGACTTAATGTTACATTTGCCTACCTCAGAAACATTAAATAGGTAACTATATGAAGGTGTCTACCAAAAGCCTTAAATGACTATTGAATAATTTTGAGGTTCAGAATCTTTTGGCACCAGTGTGATATCAGCGAGGAATGCCAAAGCAGAACCAAACAGACCTAAATGCTTTTAACTTGCCACTGAAACACTTTCTGCTGGTACTATGGCACCACCGTGTGCTAATACAGTCAGAAAACATGGATACAGTTTTCACCAAAATCACAATCAGTTACTGAAGGAGCATCATAATCACCTCAACGGTTTAAGctcagtacccccccccccccccccccccaactggAAAGTGGAGGTACTTAAATTGAAGGTAATTTCATCCAGGATAAAGTCATCCAACATCATTGGGATAAACCGTTGGGATTACAGATTATTAGGAAAGCAACAGTAACAACTCAAACCTCAGAGCATCTCaaatattcattaaatattcttttaatattcataaacaaaaacagtgcTTTAAAAGTACTGCTTCATCATTAGTTATTTACaagtatttgtaaatatttgtcCCCATATAGTCAACAAACTACTCACTACAAAGAAATTACTTAGTTATTTTCACAAATTGGAAACCTGCAGAAAAAGAAGACTAAAGATTCTCCAccagggggcagtggtggctcagcggttagagctccgggctgtcgataacagggttgtgggttcgattcccgggctcggcaagctgccactgttgggcccttgagcaaggccctttaccctctctgcgctggagttggctgcccaccgtgtgtgtgtactcactgcccctaacacatgtgagtgtgtgttcactaccagatgggttaaatgcggaggacacatttcgctgtacagtgtacagtgacaaatacgtgcacctttacctttacctttagatcATGTGTGTGCTCATCACTGAAAGAGACAACCCCCAAATCAGATGGAGCTCACTAACGCTATGTTAGTATGTTTGAGGAATGTCTGTATATGAAGTAAACAGCCTTAAACTACACTAAACACTAACGAAAGAAAGTGATTATAATCACAGTGGTGAACTGTTAATGTGATTGTGACATTTTTGATGATTAAGGCATTTACCATGAAGAGGTTAAAATATGACaactaataattaaatacataccTATCATATTTGTTATTCTAAAACAAAATAGAAAGAAAGGGCATAATACCTAATTAACTAAAATGAGTTCCATGTTGCCCTTACATATGGATGCTCAGCAGGGTCAGTAACACCAGGACGTGTTAAACATAGGCCCCATTTGGGTTCTACACTGCATAAAGGGCCAAATTGGGGCCTGTCTAAGATCATGGTGTTCTGTAAGGATGGGGCCAATTAGGGAAGCACAATTGGGTCcaagtaacaacacatgtacaaactcaCTCAGAGCCCAATTATTTGAAAActatgaagatgaagatgtgtGCACAAATATCCTTTCACGTGTGTCTCGATTATGTCTCTGATGACATTTGCAGGCTTTCAGAACTGAATGTTTTAAATGAAACTGGACTTTCATGTAGTTGGTTTATGGTCTAAAACACACGATTTTAATTGGCTTAAACTTACATGCTGTTAAGTTAGAGAAGCTTTGCTAactgacaaataaaattttaacTAAAGTAAATCGCGTGTTCAACTAAAATACTTGATAATAGTACTGTAAATGGTATGATCGTGATATTTTCTGAATTGTCATACCGTAAATTTCATACAGGTGCATTCATATTGTGATATCGGTACAGAAAATGCTAGGTGACACGTGGCCTTTCTGaactgatgatgataaagaaGAAGATTAAGACGGAGCTCTACATCGGAGGCTATAATTGCCAACACACAGACCTGTTGAGACACGATCCTCGATAAAGAGCACCGAGAGCCAGTCTGTGAATGGGGACGGTGGAAATGACGCAATGGGGTGGGTGTTAGTTTACGAAACCGATAGATGTATGTAAATtcaatataatgttttttttctatttttctgttttttcttttgatttttCTCTTGTTTGATATTGGCAAATGACGGAGCCAAAAACGGGATACACCCCGTTTTCAGAAAAACGCGATAGCGTGTTTATTTGATCGACGTTGCTGTGATCCTATCACAGGCCGCGAAATGAATGACGTTAGCGTTCCGGCTCAGCCAATGACAGCTCGAGGTTGGAAAGTCAACTCAGGAGCGCCAAGAGTTTGAGCACAGACGACGGGCAAAATGGCGATTTGAACTACCAAGTCTTCGAAATTGAGTTTTAACGTTAAGATAGCTTTTATTCATAGTCTTGATATCACTTTTTATGGGTAGTTTATCCGTTTTAGCAGGCCAATTAGCTAACGTATTAAATAGCGCTACTTTGCAGCAAGCTCTCGTTCGATTAGTGTTGCAGAGCTAACGCTGCTAATCGAGCAGTTAGGCTAGTAAACTAGCTTGTTGTTATTGAAGGAGTCGGTTATGTCTCTCATATGCGTTTAGTCGAGCCAGCCTGGGAGCCGATCAAATTAAACGAGTACGGAGTTTCATTAATTAACACGAATGAATCTCTTAACTGGAAAGTAATGGCCTCTTATAATGTGGTTTTCGCCATCGACGTGGATTATCGGTCAGAGGAGCTCGACTTGTCGAGAGATGTGTATCGGGATCATTTGAAGCAGTGGATTTTACGAGTCCTGCTGTCCCTGGGCAGCAAGTACGGATTTGAAAAAGTACGATGGGGTTACAGGTTTGTCCATACGAGGACTGTAAAAAGTGCGAGTCTGCTGACCAGAGGCACAGATTTCAGAGAACTTCAGGAGAAAGCCTTCAGCGACTTTGAAGAGGAACTGGCTAAATGTGGTGCCGCTGACAAGACGTCTGATGAGCAGCACAGGCTTCAGCCAAGCCCGGCGAGCCTTATGCACAACACACTGAAGGAGATCCTTTTGGACTTCCAGTGGGATAGACCCGACATAACATCGCCAACGAAACTGAGCCTGCGACCGAGGAGAGGTGGTCGGAGCACCAGTAGTATTTCCCTGGCAGATGAcgagctttcatgtcttggcaaaaatgttttgtttctgGCCTCCACGTGTCCACACTCCAAGAGAGAGCTGTGGGACTACCTGCGCAGCAGCGACAGTAGAAGTCACAGGGATGTACCTGAACTTGTCCTGCCAAAACGCATCATAGACCTTTTAATTCAGCGGAAAGTTGCCCTTCATTGGGCCGATTTCAATGTTTACAAGGTTAGTTTGTACCTGTTTTGTTGCCCAGCACCATTACCACTTCATGTAAACGAATGCATGTGTCCTCATTGGTGTCTTGTATTGTGCTGCCCTTTTACCCAGCATACCGATGGGTCAGATGACTACACTGGCTTAAAGACCATAACGGAGGTGTTGCAGCAGGTGGCTGGAAAAGTGGTTCCTGTGCTCTCCCCTTCTTTGGCCCTGAGGCATGAACATCCTAACCTGGACGTTACGAACAATGAGGCACGAGTACAAGCCTTGCCAACTAGCTCAGCTACCAACtacattttttcttctgaaaaggCATATCAGTGGGCCTTTCCAACCCTGGTGGGAACCCTTTGCTGGGGTGCAGGTAATAATCTTCTAGGAATGTCAGTCATGTTGTTTTGAAACCCACATGATTCTTTAATGCCAAAACAACTGTTTTCTTCTGATGCCAGGTGAGGGCAGTCAGATGTGCAGTGTGTCCTTTGAGCCAGTGTCATGCAGACAGAGGCCTCTGTGTGCTCCTGTCGCAGTGACCCTGAGAACTGTACTGCAAGGTTTGGACACCAGCTTCCTCCGTCAGTCAGCGTCTGAGTGCTGGGTCCTGGTGTGCCCACATAAGGCAGAGCAGGGTCATGCTGCTTTTCACTGCTTATTGAAAGAGCTTGCTGTTCAGGCCTCTGATATGGTAAAATATCCGTTTTTTGATTGGTTAAGTCTTGAATGAAGCTTACAATTGCATTATTTTATTGTGAGTGCCTTGTTACCAACACTGAATCCCATATTTACATTATAATCTTTATGAATCTTTATTCATATGAGTCTTTATGAATCTCAATGtgctttttgtgtgtttgtacagcTAGCAGAGGTCAGTGAAGGTGGTCTCCTCCGTTCTGCTGTTCTATCAGTGCTAACACCTCAAACAGCACTTCTGACACTTCTCCAGCCTCTGTCCACTCGGTCTAAGGAAGTGCTAGACACAAGCATCATTGCTTCAGAAACTGCACACAGCTCGACTGACCTTCCTGATATTGTCAACAGTGTCCTCAGTGTCATTATGAACGAAGAAGACAGCTCAGGTGCGTCATGAAAGCATTTCGATTATAAGTGTACCTAGTAGCCTGTCATTACTTAGCTTTAGTAAAGTGCAACCAATTATTtgaattttacagtaaaaagaTTCAATTGATTAAGTGGACTTGCACTGTAGTTTACTTCACTGTTTTATAATGTATGACCTGTGgtaataaacacattattattttattcaattaCTATTGTCTCATGGTTTGGTGTAAAAAGTGTGGAAAGCTTTTATTGAGTCTACATTGGTCCAGATATAATCAGTATCAGCCATAAAGATGACAGGAGCAGCACAGTAGAACATTACATCACAGTCACCAATTTACTGAATTTGTATAAAGTAACTTTTATAGTAAAATTTgaatatgttaataaatatatttattgaattaaacAACAACTCTTAACTTTATTGATGCAGAACAAATGAATCGGTATCACATTCCTGAATGGGCAAATCAAGAGCTGCAGCAGTGGACTAATCTGGCAACAGATCTTTCAGAACACTGGTTTTGTCTGTCTGACCAATCTGGGATTAGCTGCCATTTGATGGAATCAATAaggtatttatttttgtttatttatttatttatgtccttttttttaagtgacCGTGTTAACTTTGTTAAAGCATTTGCTCTTGACTGCTTCATATTCGTAGGCTTCTGCATGCTGCTcccgaggaggaggagcagagagaggaagatgCTCAGATGGAGCTGACCCACAGTCTAGCTGGATTATATCAAAATAATCAAGCTGGTCGCAACACTGGTTCAAAAGGCAAAAAAAGTTAGTATGTTCACATTGATTATCTTCCAATGAGAATGCATTTGTAAACATAGGAAAATAAATGTGAGCCTATGTAATTCTTACTGTTGGGAGCTTGGGCATGCCCCTAATATTTGAATGCAGGCATAGTTGAAATAGCATTGTTGTTGAGTCTGTTGTGTTTTCTGATTACTTTCTTTGCTCTGTAGAAGGTGCTCAGCGTACACCAGTTAGGCAGAAGATGAAAACAATGAGCCGATCGCTACAGATGCTGAATGTTGCACGCTTTAATGCTAAGGCACAGAAGAGTCAAACAGAAACGGATCTTTCCAGTACCACCAGAGGAACTGAGAAGCAGGGCAGGAGATGCTCTAATGAGAGGACTAAAACAGGTCCTATAAGTAAGTTTATAAGTATttgtttaagtttaagtttaaaaaGATGGCTACAATTATTACAGAAGGTAATGCATTTCTAAAATTAAATGACAGGCTTTAAAAGTGAAGAGGAGCTGCTTTCCcatttgaaactgaaatatcagcAGGCTGTGGAGGATAAGAGTTTGCCACTTCACTCTCAAGTCCAGGATCTTTTCTCAGTGGTGAAAACGTTCACCAGAAGTAACGCCGATTCAGAGGTGAGTGGGACGTGTACTTTAGAAGTGGTTAAAAAGTATGTGATATTTGCTATATTGATATACATTGAGGCCTAAGCATCAGTGTTTAAAAAAGTGTTATGTATCTATCATGCTTTTAGACAATGTGCTTTGATCATTCACTTGTCTCTCTAAAATGTCTCAAAACAtcacttttgtttttattatgacCACCATTCACATATGGgtgttgttttatttatgacACTCATCATTGAcaattttgtcattttctttACAGACTTTGTTCTTAGATTTAGTgaagaagaaccttttgaaaagTGCCCAGTCTATACGACAGCTTTATGGAAGTACTCCAGACACTGAGAGTAAAATCAGAGAGTATGTActgttctgttttttgttttcagtatttttactAAATAGTTGTCATATGAAGATGCTTCGAGTAAACCAAGAATTTAAGATAAACAACAATAACTATTGTTGTCTTGGTAGTATTGTGAAACTCTAAATCTCTCATCTTTGTCAAGTTGTCAGCTTCAAGTTGTTCTCAGACTTGAGATGTGCAGACAGCCATCTTCAGACCAAGACTCTGATGAAGAAGAACAGATGGTGGAGGAGgtaagagggttttttttttgttgttgttttttttattgcagtttTATTTTTCTAATTTAGTACTTTCCAGTTTTTCCCTAATGAATTTACTTTCTACATATATACTACTAATAAATTTAGTGTAAACAAAAAGCATCACCAGTGATGACTGACGGATATTTCACATAGGTTGCTGGTATGCTGCGGATAATATCATTGACAAATGATCCCGTTTACCTGTCCAAGTTCATGCAAGAGGAGGTTCTGCCATTGTATGTCATTTTCCTGTGATGGAGAAtaatttagaaaataataaGAGAATAATATTTAACAGAATAGTCTCTGTCAAAGCTGACCCTGTTAATAATATCATTGCATATGATATGTTATAGGTACCTAAAAGATATTCCTAAGATCCTGGCAGATATCTACAACTGTCTTGGAACCCAGGTGCCAGAGGTACTTGCTGCTGTCTTGCCCTCAGACTTTTTCAGTGATGACTCGATGGCAAAGGAAAGTGTTTCTGTAAGCTCACCACTCTCAGCCACACAGAGCATGGTCTCTAGTGTTGGAAATCGGCTTGAGGAGTTGCGCAATCGCTCTGCAAAAAAGAGGAGGTGAGAAATGTGTATATGTACCCTAAAAATGGGTCtttttgtttgatttgtttatCTTACATTCAGTATTTTATTTCAGAACCAGTATGCTTTCCCGTCATAAAAGCATGACAGAGGCCTCACAGGCCCTCCGGCAAATAGAGATTCCCAGGAAATCCACCAGACaggtaaatgtaaaataaatgtatatgtatgtaaataaatacattagttGTTCATTTTTTGCTGAAAAGATCTCCAATAGAGATTGTGCATgttgcacacattgctttcCTTTTTCTCTTATCGTGAAGGAAGAAAAACGCTCAGGTGCATCATGAAAGCATTTCAATTATAAGTGTACCTAGTAGTCATTACTGTCATTACAGATTTAGTAAAGTGACACCAATTATTTggattttacagtaaaaaactaaacaaaacattcTCAGTTTGGTGTAAAAAGCTTTTTTGAATCTGCAATGATCCAGTTTTAATTTAAGCATCAGCCATAAAGATGACAGGAGCAGCACAGTAGAACTTCATTTTTACAATCACCACAAAGGCATTTACTGAATTTATATAAAGAAtcttttaaaacaaaaatgtgACAGCAGAGTTTGGTATGTGAAAAAATATagttaaataaatcaaatgtattcacatttacaccgttgctttcctttttctttGCAGACAAAACCAAAAGTATGTGCTTCTTTAGAAAAAAAGAATGTGGTGAGCCTGCCACCTCAAAAACAAGCAGTTCAAGGTAAGTAATGCAAAACCTCacttctttttgttgtttttactgtaaacATGTAGGTTCACATCTTCACATTAAATTgtcattcaatttctttttttttttacagaggtAACAAAGGTGAGGAGAAACCTCTTCAATCAAGAGACTGTGTCCCCctcaaagaaagtcaaaatgcCTCGCAGCCAGTCTGTATCAGCAGTAGAAGGAATGAAGAAACGGAAACGATCACAGATGGATGAGGGTAATAACACTTGCTTGCATCAAATGATAAATTAGTGGTACAACATTATGAGAATAAAATATTTGATGGGAAGTTTTGCTTTCAATTTTCTTTCAGATCgacacccactgctgacaaaaAAAGTATCTGAGACACCCCTGCATAAGCAAGTATCAAATCGTCTACTGCATAGACAGAAGAGTGGCAGGTCAGCTTGTATTCAACTTATTCTGATGTTGTTTtaacttttttccccctta contains:
- the ticrr gene encoding treslin, whose product is MRLVEPAWEPIKLNEYGVSLINTNESLNWKVMASYNVVFAIDVDYRSEELDLSRDVYRDHLKQWILRVLLSLGSKYGFEKVRWGYRFVHTRTVKSASLLTRGTDFRELQEKAFSDFEEELAKCGAADKTSDEQHRLQPSPASLMHNTLKEILLDFQWDRPDITSPTKLSLRPRRGGRSTSSISLADDELSCLGKNVLFLASTCPHSKRELWDYLRSSDSRSHRDVPELVLPKRIIDLLIQRKVALHWADFNVYKHTDGSDDYTGLKTITEVLQQVAGKVVPVLSPSLALRHEHPNLDVTNNEARVQALPTSSATNYIFSSEKAYQWAFPTLVGTLCWGAGEGSQMCSVSFEPVSCRQRPLCAPVAVTLRTVLQGLDTSFLRQSASECWVLVCPHKAEQGHAAFHCLLKELAVQASDMLAEVSEGGLLRSAVLSVLTPQTALLTLLQPLSTRSKEVLDTSIIASETAHSSTDLPDIVNSVLSVIMNEEDSSEQMNRYHIPEWANQELQQWTNLATDLSEHWFCLSDQSGISCHLMESIRLLHAAPEEEEQREEDAQMELTHSLAGLYQNNQAGRNTGSKGKKKGAQRTPVRQKMKTMSRSLQMLNVARFNAKAQKSQTETDLSSTTRGTEKQGRRCSNERTKTGPISFKSEEELLSHLKLKYQQAVEDKSLPLHSQVQDLFSVVKTFTRSNADSETLFLDLVKKNLLKSAQSIRQLYGSTPDTESKIRDCQLQVVLRLEMCRQPSSDQDSDEEEQMVEEVAGMLRIISLTNDPVYLSKFMQEEVLPLYLKDIPKILADIYNCLGTQVPEVLAAVLPSDFFSDDSMAKESVSVSSPLSATQSMVSSVGNRLEELRNRSAKKRRTSMLSRHKSMTEASQALRQIEIPRKSTRQTKPKVCASLEKKNVVSLPPQKQAVQEVTKVRRNLFNQETVSPSKKVKMPRSQSVSAVEGMKKRKRSQMDEDRHPLLTKKVSETPLHKQVSNRLLHRQKSGRKSGQTDMLIIEESPVKPATDLRRSPRIKNMARRHSSVFYSSSQPRSRNLDRALSSSQLPISEGKGDINVGVVKSPMRLLFGAAQSPVHPSTSSLGTREKGNFRLGCTDSGFENFNRTPRKSPRESPYKLRSAVGSRTPRTPTSSSKAQGSPFPKSPGRTGGENGMILRGSPFRSPAANNLLLETPKKSPVKGILRTPVKNFMEHGTPSASCLKSPGMRTPKKSVTWSPSPRTCLSEKTFKVPESPQESKRYSPKLITPSKFCRFRGDIFKTPDKLPQRKGKGSPETESKIAGSVDLEEPKLGQRSEKMRRTLSLPENSDLQSLDILSFNHSSPTPEIKTSRKSPGSAHTMCTRSGRTPLKSVSALPMDEAKSQSPSPRKDMPMKENPSKPFLRSHSIDNTSVSNHPKSSVDQAGYKLAGQPWKTKGADDGQNESTKGMIEEVSSSDSQQFDSSQFSATTTEEESIDITEASVVKTELTTGIKMNISFSRKSSKSSGIFEFTGTPSLPSEAMQERSYGFRQTPDRQQRKAAARLGYPPGLTRFSTPRSSGTPGHGKRPTETNPLTYQVELEMQASGLPKLKFKRTDSFSSGEAADYAAKGLASHIVNTKAPRVDSPLTHCSKHREPGCISPSLCTHGTPGKGGVQTYICQSMTPSRLPNNSPSPLGDGEIMPWTPSPQNRGWSTPENLNSWPRKKRARTGIVETRENANKGEVEVLEDAELGVFTLQGPEDLKESRTPASKYKFVATPPSSKMKKPVSVSGILALTQSPLLYKGRKATVMKETAQSDASNGNSEQYGSKGLFNLDGSPFSQSQRRQGCGRTYSRKRLLES